One part of the Dermacentor andersoni chromosome 2, qqDerAnde1_hic_scaffold, whole genome shotgun sequence genome encodes these proteins:
- the LOC126542233 gene encoding sulfotransferase ssu-1-like — protein sequence MDFTRAPVYQVIDGLKYCKVYMPEHVRAVRAYTPQDDDLVLVSYLKCGNNWLEQIVQLILHGGESAANYAEFHRWCPYPELYGLRYLDEMEPPRFFKTHFRYEHQLKNPKAKFVYLARNPLDVCTSFYYYVLKGPQYDFKDCSFNDFVEAFVSGEVDRGDYLDHLLSWYPHRHEQNVLFITFEQLKQDFRGTVLSLASFMGEKYRQLLANDQDVYRMVVEKSNLSFMSKLCSVDKDIIAMLTEKDEPFLDASRRFNAMNRDRIEGPVIVRKGIVGDWKNHFTNRHLGLVRQWIEKKGAAQVIREIWGDLDLGGIV from the exons ATGGACTTCACGCGAGCTCCCGTGTACCAGGTGATCGACGGTCTGAAGTATTGTAAAGTGTACATGCCGGAGCACGTGCGTGCTGTCCGAGCCTACACGCCCCAAGATGACGACCTAGTCTTGGTGTCCTACCTGAAGTGCGGAAACAACTGGCTGGAGCAGATCGTCCAGCTTATTCTGCACGG CGGAGAAAGCGCTGCAAACTATGCCGAGTTTCACCGGTGGTGTCCTTATCCGGAGCTGTATGGCTTGCGCTACCTCGACGAGATGGAACCGCCGCGTTTCTTCAAAACGCACTTCCGCTACGAACACCAGCTGAAGAACCCCAAGGCGAAATTTGTATACTTGGCTCGCAATCCGCTGGACGTCTGCACTTCGTTCTACTACTACGTGCTCAAAGGTCCGCAGTACGACTTCAAAGACTGCAGCTTCAACGATTTTGTCGAAGCCTTTGTGAGCGGTGAGGTAGACCGCGGGGACTACTTAGATCACCTGCTCTCCTGGTACCCACACCGGCACGAACAAAATGTTCTCTTTATAACTTTCGAGCAACTGAAACAAGATTTCAGGGGCACCGTCCTGTCTCTGGCAAGTTTCATGGGTGAGAAGTACAGGCAGCTGCTAGCTAATGACCAGGACGTTTACCGGATGGTTGTCGAAAAAAGCAATCTTTCTTTCATGTCGAAGCTCTGTTCTGTCGATAAGGACATCATCGCGATGCTGACCGAAAAGGACGAGCCCTTCTTAGACGCCAGTCGACGCTTCAACGCTATGAACCGCGATAGGATCGAAGGCCCGGTCATAGTAAGAAAAGGCATTGTCGGTGATTGGAAAAATCACTTCACGAATCGTCATCTCGGTCTGGTGCGTCAGTGGATCGAGAAGAAGGGGGCTGCTCAAGTTATTCGGGAGATATGGGGAGATTTAGATCTTGGGGGAATTGTATAA
- the LOC126542234 gene encoding zeta-sarcoglycan-like has protein sequence MASTTVSRNGTMSVHMTPPHGDTELLSGWRKKMLYVLVATTIIITSLNASLLMWTIKVLDLSSDGPGVLTLTTSGMKISGHGQFLDILTLKRIQHTAQEKGLIIESAGDVKLQSLNRQGRYHNSLTLGSGILESRGSHFLVRNPQDNVLFRSDPSEVVVATDNLRISTKAGFQLDGSLHAEVVRGGSARDLKVESPTKRISVHGEEQVSMVARAGDTLVTSLQDIHLHTRKGQIVVDCSRLEIKDLEVADPTVRSTDVRVYQLCSCDDGVLFLTPSERHCRASTDLCSSFPAPSIIA, from the exons ATGGCATCTACTACAGTGTCCCGCAATGGAACCATGAGCGTGCATATGACACCGCCGCACGGGGACACTGAACTGCTGAGCGGTTGGCGCAAGAAAATGCTCTATGTGCTCGTGGCGACCACCATCATCATAACGTCGCTGAACGCCTCGTTGTTAATGTGGACCATAAAAGTCCTAGACCTGAGCTCG GATGGACCAGGTGTTTTGACTTTGACAACAAGCGGCATGAAAATCAGTGGGCATGGCCAGTTCTTGGATATCCTTACTCTAAAACGCATTCAGCATACTGCTCAG GAGAAAGGCCTAATAATAGAGTCGGCTGGAGACGTCAAGCTGCAGTCGCTGAACCGACAAGGTCGCTATCACAACAGTTTGACTCTTG GCTCTGGAATTCTAGAATCGCGTGGTAGCCACTTTCTGGTGCGAAATCCTCAAGATAATGTCTTATTTCGAAGCGACCCATCTGAAGTTGTCGTAGCAACTGACAATCTTCGAATTTCCA CGAAGGCTGGATTTCAGTTGGATGGATCCCTGCACGCTGAAGTCGTCAGAGGTGGTTCCGCCCGAGACCTCAA GGTCGAATCCCCCACGAAACGAATAAGCGTCCACGGAGAAGAGCAAGTTTCCATGGTTGCCCGTGCCGGTGATACATTAGTCACATCTCTTCAAGATATCCATTTACACACCAGGAAAGGACAG ATTGTGGTGGACTGCAGCCGACTAGAGATCAAAGACCTTGAAGTGGCCGATCCTACTGTTCGTTCAACagacgtgcgcgtctaccagcTCTGCTCTTGCGACGACGGCGTGCTCTTTCTCACACCTTCGGAACGGCACTGCCGAGCTTCTACAGACCTCTGTTCGAGCTTTCCCGCACCATCGATCATTGCATAA